From a region of the Alnus glutinosa chromosome 1, dhAlnGlut1.1, whole genome shotgun sequence genome:
- the LOC133857050 gene encoding acyl-CoA-binding domain-containing protein 1-like, whose protein sequence is MGDWQQLVQSIVLGIIFSFLVAKLISIVLSFKEDNLSITRSAPRPEIPDDPNPGLAHETDSVVAEHGSVRNDSVPGSDVETDDDDDWEGVECTELDEAFSAATAFVAAAAADRLSEKVSSDAQLRLYGLYKIATEGPCSAPQPSALKVTARAKWQAWQKLGAMPPEEAMQKYIDIVTELYPSWLAGSTLKNRGGEGDALSTDNKGPMGPVFSTFVYEEESGNELKMDAIHAFAREGEVDNLLKCIESGISVNLRDSEGRTPLHWAVDRGHLKNTELLVGMNADVNAKDNDGQTPLHYAVVCEREAIAEYLVKQNAETYIKDNDGNSPSDLCEANWSWMQFAGKQID, encoded by the exons ATGGGTGACTGGCAACAGCTCGTGCAGTCCATAGTCCTGGGCATCATTTTCTCGTTCCTTGTAGCCAAGTTGATCTCGATAGTCCTCTCCTTCAAAGAAGACAACCTCTCCATCACTCGCTCCGCCCCGAGACCGGAAATCCCAGACGACCCGAACCCGGGATTGGCACACGAGACCGACTCGGTGGTCGCCGAGCACGGCAGCGTCCGAAACGACAGCGTTCCGGGAAGCGATGTGGAAACCGACGACGACGATGATTGGGAGGGAGTGGAGTGCACGGAGCTGGACGAGGCCTTCAGCGCGGCCACGGCGTTCGTTGCTGCGGCGGCGGCTGATCGACTCTCCGAGAAGGTCTCGAGCGATGCGCAGCTGAGGCTCTACGGGCTCTACAAGATCGCCACCGAGGGCCCGTGTAGCGCGCCGCAGCCCTCGGCTTTGAAGGTCACGGCTCGTGCCAAGTG GCAAGCATGGCAGAAATTGGGTGCTATGCCTCCTGAAGAAGCTATGCAGAAGTACATCGATATAGTTACAGAGCTATATCCTTCTTGGTTGGCGGGTTCAACTCTG AAGAACAGAGGTGGAGAAGGTGATGCACTGAGTACAGACAATAAAGGGCCAATGGGACCAGTTTTCAGCACTTTTGTCTATGAGGAAGAATCTGGAAATGAGTT GAAAATGGATGCTATTCATGCCTTTGCTAGGGAAGGAGAAGTGGATAATTTGCTCAAGTGTATTGAAAGTGGCATTTCAGTAAATCTGAGgg ATAGTGAGGGCCGGACCCCATTGCACTGGGCTGTAGATCGTGGCCACCTTAAGAACACTGAGTTGCTTGTTGGCATGAATGCTGATGTAAATGCAAAG GATAATGATGGCCAAACCCCATTGCATTACGCTGTCGTGTGTGAGAGAGAAGCCATTGCCGAATATCTTGTGAAGCAAAATGCAGAGACATATATAAAGGACAATGATGGCAACTCCCCTTCTGATCTGTGTGAGGCAAACTGGTCTTGGATGCAATTTGCAGGGAAGCAGATTGACTAA